The proteins below are encoded in one region of Effusibacillus dendaii:
- a CDS encoding IS3 family transposase — MDHGRVQCFHRTPHCGVSRSTYYNWLQPPKKKEKHDSKPVGRPIPGYCFTKQGKKVSDEQIKEWIMEAIAGDGYSYGYMKPTHHLRQEYGLVINKKRVYRLCKELDILKPQRERKSIYPGTETLQPPISYGKWISNMDISQGGISSLV, encoded by the coding sequence GTGGATCACGGACGGGTACAGTGTTTCCATCGTACTCCGCATTGTGGGGTTTCTCGATCCACGTATTATAACTGGTTGCAGCCGCCGAAGAAGAAAGAAAAACACGATTCGAAACCCGTCGGTCGCCCCATTCCAGGATATTGTTTCACAAAACAAGGCAAGAAAGTCAGTGATGAACAGATCAAGGAATGGATCATGGAAGCGATCGCAGGTGACGGATATTCCTATGGATATATGAAACCCACACATCATTTACGACAGGAATATGGCCTTGTCATCAATAAGAAACGAGTCTATCGACTCTGTAAAGAGCTGGATATTTTAAAACCCCAACGGGAAAGGAAATCCATCTATCCAGGAACCGAGACATTACAGCCCCCAATCAGCTATGGGAAGTGGATATCAAATATGGATATATCACAGGGAGGCATTTCATCGTTGGTTTGA
- a CDS encoding putative motility protein, whose protein sequence is MMDISSLQSQVQLLLQKKAMNMETTNMQNLLAALPQTVSINEPGKGQNVDIRI, encoded by the coding sequence ATGATGGACATATCGTCACTCCAATCTCAAGTTCAACTGTTGCTGCAGAAAAAGGCTATGAATATGGAAACAACAAACATGCAAAATCTACTGGCAGCGTTGCCGCAGACTGTATCGATAAACGAACCTGGTAAAGGACAAAATGTCGATATTCGAATTTAA
- a CDS encoding transposase, whose protein sequence is MKARKSSAIQPQMFQFVDMDELVPKKHILRQLNEALDFSVVHDWVAPLYTERTGRPAADPERMVRLMLLSYLFNHSERELYQLLSMHAGYLWFCGLDFESVQRPSPNRPSLPDRTTLVKTRKLWRKHGIFEQMMIHVVDQCIAAGLVKPDVHAGVDGSQVRANASVHSLQEITLAPVHSIEEYLSELARQDQDEMPVDPKKEDSDPPPSSSVRSASETTRLQEEAVHEDFHGKKFSNATHRSVTDPDARLYKKSKGQEAYLRYLVHNVVDVTSGVILSTQASLAAGTAEREISLRQLTALRFQHPTIRIRTVSADKAYGTPEYLGALFAQGMIPLVSLRNLELEPIPTWKRQTHEAEKQQKREVKVQEVLIKNKAKRIQLEGKYRQIQKRRTRCEHAFAEAKTVHGLDRARSRGLENMQEQTLLTAIVQNLKRLCRFKKKRPQTGSLACQNPESVIREETLTSAISRLCSAIFSCIRPFHTVNRHFSPDF, encoded by the coding sequence ATGAAAGCTCGTAAGTCATCGGCCATCCAGCCTCAGATGTTCCAATTTGTGGACATGGACGAACTGGTGCCCAAAAAGCATATCCTGCGCCAACTGAACGAAGCGCTTGATTTTTCCGTTGTCCATGACTGGGTGGCGCCGCTGTACACGGAACGTACCGGCCGCCCGGCGGCTGACCCGGAGCGGATGGTTCGATTGATGCTGCTTTCCTACCTGTTCAACCACTCCGAACGGGAATTGTATCAATTGCTATCTATGCATGCGGGCTATTTGTGGTTTTGCGGGCTGGATTTCGAATCCGTTCAGCGACCGAGTCCGAACCGCCCCTCCCTTCCGGATCGAACGACCTTGGTTAAGACCCGCAAATTGTGGCGAAAGCATGGGATTTTCGAGCAAATGATGATCCATGTTGTCGATCAGTGCATTGCGGCTGGCTTGGTAAAACCGGACGTCCACGCAGGGGTGGACGGATCGCAGGTACGAGCCAACGCATCCGTTCACAGTCTGCAGGAAATCACATTGGCCCCGGTGCATTCCATTGAGGAGTACTTGTCAGAATTAGCTCGTCAGGATCAAGACGAAATGCCTGTGGACCCGAAAAAGGAGGATTCCGATCCCCCTCCGTCGTCCTCCGTAAGGTCCGCTTCAGAGACGACACGCTTACAAGAAGAGGCTGTCCATGAAGACTTTCACGGTAAGAAGTTTTCCAATGCGACACACCGAAGCGTAACCGATCCGGACGCCCGGTTATACAAGAAGAGCAAAGGGCAGGAAGCCTATTTGCGCTATTTGGTCCATAACGTCGTCGATGTGACTTCCGGCGTCATTTTGTCAACGCAGGCAAGTCTTGCGGCGGGCACGGCGGAACGGGAGATCAGCCTTCGACAACTGACAGCCCTTCGTTTTCAACATCCGACGATTCGGATTCGCACCGTATCCGCCGACAAAGCATATGGAACCCCGGAATATCTTGGCGCATTATTTGCACAAGGGATGATTCCGCTCGTTTCGCTTCGGAATCTGGAACTGGAACCGATCCCAACCTGGAAGAGACAAACCCATGAGGCGGAAAAACAGCAAAAAAGAGAGGTCAAAGTACAAGAAGTTCTGATCAAAAACAAAGCCAAACGAATCCAACTGGAAGGCAAGTATCGACAGATCCAAAAAAGGCGTACTCGTTGCGAACATGCCTTTGCAGAAGCAAAAACGGTGCACGGGCTGGATCGTGCACGGAGTAGGGGTCTGGAGAATATGCAAGAGCAGACACTGCTGACCGCCATCGTCCAAAATCTGAAAAGGTTATGCCGGTTTAAGAAAAAACGACCTCAAACCGGTAGTTTGGCATGCCAAAATCCGGAATCCGTGATCAGGGAAGAAACTCTAACCTCTGCCATTTCCAGGTTATGTTCAGCTATTTTTTCGTGCATAAGGCCATTCCACACCGTAAACCGGCATTTTTCACCGGACTTCTAG
- a CDS encoding DNA cytosine methyltransferase, whose translation MKLTFVSLIFLLTLKKINLLAGGPPCQPFSIGGKHQGYLDERDMFPEMIRAVREIRPEVILIENVKGLLRKSFSTYLEYILLQITYPETVLPNPEFEDIGNMIPNHEYRPGARVYPGHTGSLLDEPAKTLKAGDHGVPGGENMLVRLDGSVLYDPGSGRYNQKRSLWDVIHPGRSWALKLQDRKDRCKKYLQKSNSSSISKLYAFKE comes from the coding sequence TTGAAACTGACATTCGTAAGTTTGATTTTTCTCCTTACGCTGAAAAAAATAAATCTACTAGCAGGCGGTCCGCCATGTCAACCTTTTTCCATTGGCGGTAAACATCAGGGATACCTAGATGAAAGGGATATGTTTCCGGAAATGATTCGAGCCGTTCGAGAAATACGGCCGGAAGTTATCTTGATTGAAAATGTAAAGGGTTTGCTTAGGAAATCATTCAGTACATATTTAGAGTACATTTTACTTCAAATTACATATCCGGAAACCGTCCTGCCTAATCCTGAATTTGAGGACATTGGCAATATGATTCCTAACCATGAATATCGACCCGGTGCGAGAGTATACCCAGGGCATACAGGAAGTTTATTGGACGAACCTGCTAAGACATTGAAGGCTGGGGATCATGGGGTTCCCGGTGGAGAGAACATGTTGGTTCGTTTGGATGGCAGTGTACTTTACGACCCAGGGAGTGGCCGATACAACCAGAAACGGTCTCTTTGGGATGTAATACATCCTGGTAGATCTTGGGCTTTAAAACTTCAAGACCGCAAAGATCGATGCAAGAAATACTTACAAAAATCGAACAGTTCCTCGATAAGTAAACTATATGCTTTCAAAGAGTAG
- a CDS encoding methionine ABC transporter ATP-binding protein encodes MIQLQNLHKEYRAGKHSIPALTGINMNIEKGEIFGVIGHSGAGKSTLIRCINLLERPTSGKVIVDGVDLTSLDARSLQEQRRYMGMIFQHFNLLSSATVAENVAFPLELAKRPKVEIRRKVNELLALVGLEAHQDKYPAQLSGGQKQRVGIARALANDPKVLLCDEATSALDPQTTNSILTLLLDINKKLHITIVLITHEMHVIRSICDRVGVIDGGKIVEMGKVADVFLKPQHSTTREFIEQVADFADLQEAVVREKSAEQRTIVRITFLGEQTYQPILFQTMKETDVPFSILQGTISRMKDTPYGQLVAELEGDESRVENAVKMLRLHGLDVEVIEWAG; translated from the coding sequence TTGATTCAGTTACAGAATCTTCATAAGGAATACCGGGCGGGGAAACACTCAATTCCGGCTCTGACAGGAATTAATATGAATATAGAGAAAGGCGAAATCTTCGGTGTAATCGGTCATTCGGGCGCAGGGAAGAGTACACTGATTCGCTGTATCAATCTTTTGGAGCGGCCGACATCTGGAAAAGTAATTGTAGACGGTGTCGACCTGACTTCACTGGATGCCCGCAGTCTGCAGGAGCAACGGCGCTATATGGGGATGATTTTCCAGCATTTCAATCTGCTGTCCTCCGCCACAGTTGCCGAAAATGTCGCGTTTCCACTGGAACTGGCGAAACGGCCAAAGGTCGAAATCCGGCGTAAGGTGAACGAACTGCTTGCACTTGTGGGGCTGGAAGCCCATCAGGATAAATATCCTGCGCAGTTGTCCGGCGGGCAGAAGCAGAGGGTGGGGATAGCCCGGGCATTGGCAAACGACCCCAAAGTTTTATTATGTGATGAGGCGACTTCCGCTCTGGATCCCCAGACCACAAATTCGATCCTGACTTTGTTACTGGATATCAATAAAAAACTTCACATTACCATCGTGCTGATTACGCATGAAATGCATGTCATCCGATCGATATGTGACCGCGTGGGGGTGATTGACGGCGGGAAAATTGTAGAGATGGGAAAGGTGGCTGATGTTTTCCTTAAACCGCAGCATTCCACTACCCGTGAATTTATTGAACAGGTGGCGGATTTTGCGGATTTGCAGGAAGCGGTGGTACGGGAAAAATCAGCCGAACAGCGTACGATTGTCCGGATCACCTTCCTGGGTGAGCAAACCTACCAGCCCATTTTGTTCCAGACGATGAAGGAAACCGATGTGCCGTTCAGCATTCTGCAGGGGACGATCTCCCGCATGAAGGATACACCGTATGGACAACTGGTAGCTGAACTGGAAGGCGACGAAAGCAGGGTGGAAAACGCAGTGAAAATGCTTCGTTTGCACGGACTCGATGTGGAGGTGATCGAATGGGCTGGCTGA
- a CDS encoding methionine ABC transporter permease, with translation MGWLSFQNLDWLEIGTETVNTLSMLVWSTFFAIVIGLPLGVLLFLTSRGQLLQNQTFYSIASIVVNILRSVPFIILMILLIPFTKIIMGTSMGVEGAIPSLVIGAAPFFARMVEISLREVDRGVVEAAQSMGATNWQIIWKVLLPEARPGLIAGITMTTVALVSYTAMAGAVGAGGLGDLAIRYGYQRFQTDVAVVTVIILLMLVQMIQTFGDWLVLRFSRK, from the coding sequence ATGGGCTGGCTGAGTTTTCAGAATCTGGACTGGCTAGAGATCGGCACAGAAACGGTAAATACCCTTTCGATGCTGGTTTGGTCGACATTCTTTGCAATCGTCATCGGATTGCCGCTGGGCGTGCTACTGTTCCTCACTTCCCGTGGACAACTGCTGCAAAACCAGACGTTTTATTCGATCGCTTCCATCGTTGTTAATATTTTGCGGTCCGTACCCTTCATCATCCTGATGATTTTGCTGATTCCCTTTACCAAAATCATCATGGGAACTTCGATGGGAGTCGAGGGAGCCATCCCGTCGCTTGTGATAGGAGCGGCTCCGTTCTTCGCTAGAATGGTAGAAATCTCTCTGCGTGAAGTGGATCGGGGAGTCGTGGAAGCAGCCCAATCGATGGGCGCCACCAACTGGCAGATTATCTGGAAAGTGTTGCTGCCGGAAGCTCGACCAGGATTGATTGCGGGAATTACAATGACTACTGTCGCCCTTGTTTCTTACACGGCAATGGCGGGTGCAGTGGGGGCAGGCGGTCTCGGGGACCTTGCAATCCGATACGGGTATCAGCGTTTTCAGACTGATGTGGCAGTCGTCACGGTGATTATTCTGCTGATGTTGGTTCAGATGATACAGACATTTGGCGATTGGTTGGTGCTGCGATTCAGCAGAAAATGA
- a CDS encoding MetQ/NlpA family ABC transporter substrate-binding protein codes for MKKWLVPALSLTLAFSLAGCGKKEAAAPVQGADKKEVTVKVGATAVPHAEILKSIKDKLKEQGVNLEIKEFSDYVQPNVQLQEKQLDANFFQHEPYLNDFNKKNKADLVKVIGVHVEPFGVYSKKIKNLNELKEGAKVAIPNDATNGGRALLLLEKKGLIKLKENAGITATVKDITDNPKKLEFKQLEAPMLPRALDDVDIALINTNYALEAKLNPTKDSLAIEGSDSPYVNILVARPDNKDSEGIQKLAKALNSPEVKKFIQEKYNGAVVPAF; via the coding sequence ATGAAAAAATGGCTTGTGCCTGCATTGTCCTTAACACTTGCATTCTCTCTGGCGGGATGCGGCAAGAAAGAGGCAGCAGCTCCGGTTCAAGGTGCGGACAAAAAAGAAGTGACCGTTAAAGTGGGGGCTACTGCAGTACCACATGCTGAGATTTTGAAATCCATAAAAGACAAATTAAAGGAACAGGGTGTAAATCTTGAGATTAAGGAATTCTCCGACTATGTGCAGCCCAACGTCCAGCTTCAGGAAAAGCAGTTGGACGCAAACTTCTTCCAGCACGAGCCCTATCTGAATGACTTTAATAAGAAAAACAAAGCCGATCTGGTGAAAGTAATAGGTGTTCATGTAGAACCGTTTGGAGTCTACTCGAAGAAAATCAAAAATCTTAATGAACTGAAAGAAGGCGCGAAAGTAGCCATTCCGAACGATGCAACCAACGGCGGTCGCGCCCTCCTGCTGCTGGAGAAAAAGGGTCTGATCAAGCTGAAGGAAAACGCGGGAATTACCGCTACAGTCAAGGATATTACTGACAATCCGAAGAAGCTTGAATTCAAACAGTTGGAAGCTCCGATGCTGCCGAGGGCGCTCGATGATGTGGATATTGCGCTGATAAACACGAACTATGCGCTGGAAGCCAAGCTGAACCCGACAAAAGATTCTCTTGCGATTGAAGGCAGTGATTCTCCTTATGTCAACATCCTGGTTGCCCGTCCGGATAACAAGGATTCGGAAGGCATCCAGAAGTTGGCAAAAGCTTTGAACAGTCCGGAAGTAAAGAAATTTATTCAAGAGAAATATAACGGAGCGGTTGTACCGGCATTCTAA
- a CDS encoding ABC transporter permease, producing the protein MAVLYLPHGLEQNRYQGKPSNIGFLVDYTIPSATSNLRSALVEGLAAENSSAPALGKLKAMGMSNEQIGGMVSSLTLQQRLLFNPTNDYINLLDIGYISILSLGILYGGTITIVPRLREEGKLAEEIMRPAGLFLRVLPYTFVYLISMILSLAALKQVEGLRFVGNPLAFMIPLALFCLISSLLGLVVGWNAPNQFKASGRAQLLVSPAFLLSGVISPIALFPESVQKISDIIPVTWYFKFFRGMGLRGGSLRYFWVDLSVLCGCW; encoded by the coding sequence ATGGCAGTGTTATATCTTCCACATGGATTAGAACAAAATCGTTATCAGGGGAAGCCTAGCAATATCGGTTTCTTGGTGGACTATACAATCCCTTCGGCAACCAGCAATTTAAGGTCTGCGCTGGTGGAAGGCCTAGCTGCTGAAAATTCCAGCGCTCCTGCACTGGGAAAGTTGAAAGCCATGGGGATGTCGAACGAACAGATCGGAGGTATGGTATCAAGCCTTACCCTACAACAACGCTTGCTGTTTAATCCCACGAACGACTATATAAATCTTTTGGATATCGGGTATATCAGCATTCTCTCACTAGGTATTTTATATGGAGGTACGATCACCATCGTGCCTCGTTTAAGGGAAGAAGGAAAACTGGCAGAGGAAATCATGCGTCCTGCTGGCCTCTTTTTGAGAGTGTTGCCATACACCTTTGTCTATCTGATTTCGATGATTTTGTCGTTAGCAGCCTTGAAACAAGTAGAGGGCTTGCGTTTTGTCGGGAACCCGTTAGCGTTTATGATTCCGTTGGCATTATTTTGTTTGATCAGCTCCTTGTTGGGGCTTGTAGTGGGCTGGAATGCTCCCAATCAGTTCAAGGCCTCAGGACGAGCGCAATTGTTAGTCTCTCCCGCCTTCTTGTTATCCGGGGTGATTTCTCCTATTGCGCTGTTCCCTGAATCGGTTCAAAAAATCAGTGACATCATTCCCGTAACATGGTATTTCAAGTTTTTTAGGGGAATGGGATTACGCGGGGGCAGTTTGCGTTATTTTTGGGTAGATTTAAGTGTTTTATGCGGATGCTGGTGA
- a CDS encoding HlyD family efflux transporter periplasmic adaptor subunit encodes MIPKVWENVSAGSPVIALETNQVYYDFYVDEKQMNKFKVDGKVTGHLISANRDIDGKVRFITAAPQFASLRMSREMKPIWQCYIFHMD; translated from the coding sequence GTGATTCCAAAGGTTTGGGAAAATGTGTCAGCTGGTTCTCCCGTTATCGCATTAGAGACAAATCAAGTGTACTATGACTTTTATGTCGATGAAAAACAGATGAATAAATTTAAGGTAGACGGCAAAGTTACCGGACATTTAATTTCTGCCAACCGGGATATTGACGGAAAAGTAAGGTTTATTACGGCAGCTCCACAGTTTGCAAGTCTGCGAATGAGCCGTGAGATGAAACCTATATGGCAGTGTTATATCTTCCACATGGATTAG
- a CDS encoding HlyD family secretion protein, whose translation MGAGGIHEKNTVIILILTIALCLGSLGLWIGGKDAVSLALEQKGSILTAGQVNVSFQQVSGKVADVKVQEEQRVKKGDVLMTLDPTDIDLQIAQLKSNIESTDIKIKQTEDSIRVDQEKIRTHAAQAELNIATAESNESKVLQGPREEDMEKQRLAVEAAKETFNNAQLNYNRTKALFDSGAVPKTTLDSAQLQLTSAQNTLQQQEATYQQCQPALSSRIKTRHIKPRKKSGWGSMLSHRRRAI comes from the coding sequence ATGGGAGCAGGTGGAATACATGAAAAAAATACTGTCATCATTCTTATTTTAACGATAGCTCTTTGTTTAGGAAGTCTCGGTTTGTGGATAGGCGGGAAGGACGCCGTTTCTTTGGCCTTAGAGCAAAAAGGAAGTATTCTTACCGCTGGGCAGGTCAATGTGTCCTTCCAGCAGGTAAGTGGGAAGGTAGCGGATGTGAAAGTCCAGGAAGAACAAAGGGTAAAAAAGGGCGATGTTTTAATGACGCTTGACCCAACAGATATTGATTTACAAATCGCGCAACTCAAATCCAATATCGAGTCGACAGATATTAAAATTAAACAAACAGAGGATTCAATCCGGGTTGATCAAGAAAAAATCAGAACGCATGCGGCTCAAGCTGAGCTGAATATTGCTACGGCTGAAAGTAACGAGAGTAAGGTATTACAGGGGCCTAGAGAAGAGGATATGGAAAAGCAAAGATTAGCGGTTGAAGCAGCAAAAGAAACATTCAATAATGCGCAGTTAAATTACAATCGGACAAAAGCATTGTTCGATAGTGGAGCGGTTCCTAAAACTACATTGGATTCTGCCCAACTGCAACTGACCTCAGCTCAAAATACGTTGCAGCAACAAGAAGCAACCTATCAACAATGTCAGCCGGCGCTCAGCAGCAGGATAAAGACCAGGCACATCAAGCCACGGAAAAAGTCAGGCTGGGGCTCGATGCTGTCGCACAGGCGCAGGGCGATTTGA
- a CDS encoding LysR family transcriptional regulator yields the protein MELLQLQYFQTVARLEHMTQAADELNVTQPALSRTISRLEEDLGVHLFDRKGRQIRLNSFGKVFLSHLERAFAELEEAERKIRDLAGLDQGIVSIGITNASILPALLSSFLARHPEVHFRQYLQSPLILRRQLENGEVDFCISNTPIEGTDIEWKKLVTEELLLLVPREDRFIHRSEIYLREVANENFINMHTSYDIRDITDKCLEAGFTPNITLEGNDPLVIGEMVSLGLGVSFVSELTWRRVSDLLQNRLHVLRIIEPNCQRTIGVARLKGRYLSKAAQAFYHFMTNYF from the coding sequence ATGGAACTGCTCCAGCTGCAATATTTTCAAACTGTTGCCCGACTGGAACATATGACACAAGCAGCCGATGAACTGAACGTCACACAACCGGCTCTCAGCAGGACAATTTCTCGATTGGAAGAAGATCTTGGGGTTCATTTATTCGACAGGAAAGGCCGTCAAATTCGGCTGAATTCATTCGGGAAAGTATTTCTTAGCCACCTGGAAAGAGCTTTTGCAGAATTAGAAGAAGCGGAACGTAAAATTCGGGATTTGGCAGGACTTGATCAGGGTATTGTTTCAATCGGTATAACGAATGCAAGTATACTGCCGGCATTATTAAGTTCGTTTTTGGCCCGACACCCGGAAGTTCATTTCCGTCAGTACCTTCAATCACCCTTAATTCTGAGGCGCCAACTTGAGAATGGAGAGGTTGATTTTTGTATTTCCAATACACCTATAGAAGGTACTGATATTGAATGGAAAAAACTGGTAACGGAAGAACTTTTATTGCTTGTTCCGCGAGAGGACCGTTTTATTCACAGAAGTGAAATATATCTCCGTGAGGTTGCAAATGAAAATTTCATCAATATGCATACCAGTTATGACATTCGAGATATCACAGATAAATGTTTAGAAGCAGGCTTTACGCCAAACATAACACTTGAAGGAAACGACCCGTTAGTAATTGGAGAAATGGTTAGTTTAGGTCTCGGAGTGTCTTTTGTCTCTGAACTGACGTGGAGGAGAGTGTCTGACCTGTTGCAAAACAGATTGCATGTATTGCGAATCATTGAACCAAATTGTCAACGAACCATTGGCGTGGCGCGATTAAAAGGGCGTTATTTATCCAAAGCGGCGCAAGCTTTTTATCATTTTATGACAAATTATTTCTAG